From Streptomyces cyaneogriseus subsp. noncyanogenus, the proteins below share one genomic window:
- the hemC gene encoding hydroxymethylbilane synthase, producing the protein MTEKALRLGTRRSKLAMAQSGQVADAVSQVTGRPVELVEITTYGDTSREHLAQIGGTGVFVTALRDALLRGEVDFAVHSLKDLPTAQPEDLVLAAVPVREDPRDVIVARDARKFADLPPGARVGTGSPRRMAQLNAYARSHGLDIETVPIRGNVDTRIGYVRSGELDAVVLAAAGMNRIGRIDEVTDFLSVDTVLPAPGQGALAIECAAADAELIAVLAELDDPFTRAAVTAERSLLAALEAGCSAPVGALADLPHADGQIVKEMRLRGVVGTTDGTALVQLSTTGPVPVTHEEAVALGRELAAEMLAQGAAGLMGERAH; encoded by the coding sequence ATGACTGAGAAGGCACTGAGGCTGGGGACCAGGCGCAGCAAGCTCGCCATGGCCCAGTCCGGGCAGGTGGCGGACGCCGTGAGCCAGGTGACCGGGCGGCCCGTCGAGCTCGTCGAGATCACCACGTACGGTGACACGTCGCGCGAGCACCTGGCGCAGATCGGCGGCACGGGCGTGTTCGTGACCGCGCTGCGCGACGCGCTGCTGAGGGGCGAGGTGGACTTCGCGGTTCATTCGCTCAAGGACCTGCCGACGGCGCAGCCCGAGGACCTGGTCCTGGCCGCCGTACCGGTGCGCGAGGACCCGCGGGACGTGATCGTCGCCCGGGACGCGCGGAAGTTCGCGGACCTGCCGCCCGGGGCGCGTGTGGGCACGGGTTCGCCGCGCCGCATGGCGCAGCTCAACGCGTACGCGCGCAGCCACGGGCTGGACATCGAGACGGTCCCGATCCGGGGCAACGTCGACACGCGGATCGGGTACGTCCGCAGCGGTGAGCTGGACGCCGTCGTGCTCGCCGCCGCCGGGATGAACCGGATCGGCCGGATCGACGAGGTGACCGACTTCCTGTCGGTCGACACGGTTCTGCCGGCCCCCGGCCAGGGGGCCCTGGCGATCGAGTGCGCCGCGGCCGACGCGGAGCTGATCGCCGTGCTCGCGGAGCTCGACGACCCGTTCACGCGGGCCGCCGTGACCGCCGAGCGGTCACTGCTCGCCGCCCTGGAGGCCGGCTGCAGCGCCCCTGTGGGAGCGCTGGCCGACCTTCCCCATGCCGACGGGCAAATTGTCAAGGAAATGCGCCTGCGGGGCGTCGTCGGCACGACCGACGGCACCGCGCTGGTGCAGCTGTCCACCACCGGTCCCGTGCCCGTGACGCACGAGGAGGCCGTGGCACTCGGCCGCGAACTCGCCGCCGAGATGCTCGCCCAGGGCGCGGCCGGTCTGATGGGGGAGCGAGCACATTGA
- a CDS encoding uroporphyrinogen-III synthase produces MSPTTLPAGPEHGHVTFLGAGPGDPGLLTLRAVEALANADVLVAEHEVLDVVREHARQGVAEVHTDADPSAEPAGSSSGPHPGTGTPQLTVVDGTSTTVGVPAVRDAAHLVMEAARGGRRVVRAVSGDPGLDADAAEEMLACAAAGVPFEVVPGIATAVGVPAYAGVPLRDAEGADVRFVDARTASDRCWTEVGASDGTVVVSTTLDSVAAAAGELVAAGRKPDTPLTVTVAGTTTRQRTWTATLGTIAQTLKQAKVLPSPEGGRPVIAVVGERGAAARREKLSWFESKPLFGWKVLVPRTKEQAASLSDQLRSYGAVPHEVPTIAVEPPRTPQQMERAVKGLVTGRYEWIAFTSVNAVKAVREKFEEYGLDARAFAGIKVAAVGEQTAKALIAFGVKPDLVPSGEQSAAGLLEDWPPYDPVFDPIDRVFLPRADIATETLVAGLIELGWEVDDVTAYRTVRASPPPAETREAIKGGGFDAVLFTSSSTVRNLVGIAGKPHNVTVIACIGPATAKTAEEHGLRVDVMAPEPSVHKLAEALADFGMKRRLAALEAGDPVTRPSERRPGARRRRSTTT; encoded by the coding sequence TTGAGCCCCACCACCCTTCCCGCCGGTCCGGAACACGGGCACGTCACCTTCCTGGGTGCCGGACCCGGAGATCCGGGACTGCTGACCCTGCGCGCTGTGGAGGCGCTGGCGAACGCGGACGTCCTCGTCGCCGAGCACGAGGTGCTCGACGTCGTCCGCGAGCACGCCAGGCAGGGCGTCGCCGAAGTGCACACGGACGCCGATCCTTCGGCGGAACCGGCCGGCTCTTCCTCCGGACCGCATCCGGGCACAGGCACGCCTCAGCTGACGGTAGTTGACGGCACGTCAACCACCGTGGGCGTTCCCGCTGTGCGGGATGCCGCACATCTTGTCATGGAGGCCGCGCGGGGCGGCAGGCGGGTCGTCCGTGCGGTGTCCGGGGATCCCGGACTCGACGCGGACGCCGCCGAGGAGATGCTGGCCTGCGCCGCCGCCGGGGTGCCCTTCGAGGTCGTCCCGGGCATCGCGACGGCCGTCGGCGTGCCGGCGTACGCCGGTGTGCCGCTGCGCGACGCCGAGGGCGCCGACGTGCGGTTCGTGGACGCCCGTACCGCCTCCGACCGCTGCTGGACGGAGGTGGGCGCCTCCGACGGCACGGTCGTGGTCTCCACGACGCTCGACTCGGTCGCCGCGGCGGCCGGCGAGCTGGTGGCGGCGGGCCGCAAGCCGGACACCCCGCTGACCGTGACCGTCGCCGGTACGACCACCCGGCAGCGGACCTGGACCGCCACGCTCGGCACCATCGCGCAGACGCTGAAGCAGGCCAAGGTGCTGCCGTCGCCGGAGGGCGGCCGGCCGGTGATAGCCGTGGTCGGTGAGCGCGGTGCCGCCGCCCGGCGCGAGAAGCTGTCGTGGTTCGAGTCCAAGCCGCTGTTCGGCTGGAAGGTGCTCGTGCCGCGTACGAAGGAGCAGGCGGCCTCGCTCTCCGACCAGTTGCGGTCCTACGGGGCCGTGCCGCACGAGGTGCCGACGATCGCCGTCGAGCCGCCGCGCACCCCGCAGCAGATGGAGCGCGCGGTCAAGGGCCTGGTGACCGGCCGGTACGAGTGGATCGCGTTCACCTCGGTCAACGCGGTCAAGGCCGTGCGGGAGAAGTTCGAGGAGTACGGGCTGGACGCCCGCGCCTTCGCGGGCATCAAGGTCGCCGCGGTCGGCGAGCAGACCGCGAAGGCGCTGATCGCCTTCGGTGTGAAGCCGGATCTGGTGCCGAGCGGGGAGCAGTCCGCGGCCGGCCTGCTGGAGGACTGGCCGCCGTACGACCCGGTGTTCGACCCGATCGACCGGGTCTTCCTGCCGCGCGCCGACATCGCCACCGAGACGCTCGTCGCCGGGCTGATCGAGCTGGGCTGGGAGGTCGACGACGTCACCGCCTACCGGACGGTGCGCGCCTCGCCGCCGCCCGCCGAGACGCGGGAAGCGATCAAGGGCGGTGGTTTCGACGCGGTGCTGTTCACGTCGTCCTCCACCGTGCGGAACCTCGTCGGCATCGCGGGCAAGCCGCACAACGTGACGGTGATCGCCTGCATCGGCCCGGCCACCGCCAAGACGGCGGAGGAGCACGGACTGCGCGTCGACGTCATGGCGCCCGAGCCGTCCGTGCACAAGCTGGCCGAGGCGCTGGCCGACTTCGGCATGAAGCGGCGGCTGGCGGCCCTCGAGGCCGGCGACCCGGTGACCCGGCCGAGCGAGCGGCGTCCGGGCGCGCGCAGGCGGCGGTCGACGACGACGTGA
- a CDS encoding DEAD/DEAH box helicase family protein, with translation MVTAVVGGPSDGDDEQVRRLAASSSNFGHLIGHEPLLVTLGCAAETYVHTDPHAAMVKARLFGEIMAKHLVTLVNVTVPGNKQVDRINALTRAGVLVPQVRAWFEGIRTTGNKAVHEYYANVRAALQAVELCFRLGDWLHRSLDPSDTTHRVFLAPAPPSASPAPETVADAAELKQLRAELDAYRRKLEEARLSYDGKQSRLERERAAREQAEAELARAEAERAALHDLIAELSEKITELTAPAMESRSAARPLDGASQRDQFIAHAQKAARPPMSEAQVRAELDRILEKAGWIVQDDATKNLFAGKGVAVREVSTAVGRADYLLYVEQRLVGVIEAKREGADLEAAMQQAARYATGLTRSQQLSAWRASLPFRYVADGNTVRFHNALDPSPRTREVFAVHQPETIARWIEEAEADPAAPTLRARMRHLPQTFLDPEPLRPAQVTAITGLERSLAKDDPRALIQMATGAGKTYTVVNASYRLLKHAGAKRILFLVDRNNLGSQAATEFENFDTPDDGRKFTELYVVQRLAGDAVLGSAHVVVSTVQRLWLALTGREVPSADSEDAALDRYDLVDEPVQVGYNPDLPPETFDLIVVDECHRSIYGKWRAVLEYFDAHLVGLTATPVKQTFGFFFQNLVSEYPYEQAVADGVNVDFDVFRIRTELGENGGTIPAETVVPMRERKTRRERYQELEEDLEWKASQLGRQVISKGQLKLVMETFRKHLFTDVFPPVGEGEAQRSRTHVPKTLIFAVDDHHADEIVQTVRQVFGEGDDFCTKITHAAKRPAELIKAFRNSPELRIAVTVDMIATGTDIPPLECVFFLRDVKSWAYFEQMKGRGSRTVDPAEFQAVTPDAEVKERFVIVDAVGVTDSPRVDARPLNRVSERKVPLERLMAKTAGLAMTEDEVATLAGRLARLDRQLTPEEREEIEELAGQPLREIVGGLVRSVDPDQQEKARRIGGEKQVRQEMLEALKPIAANRELRDRLMSMRRAHDIVIDEVSVDEVKEARGITADELAMRRVTSWKEYLKEHQDEIAALSLAFGERRDPKEVYRRLKDLARKIERPPFQWTPARLYDAYVQLGKAAEHPRGAAGVVDLIGLLRFELGLDEEVRPYRTLVEERYAAWRARQEQAGAVFTEDQVWWLDRMVDVIATDAAIEPEHLKDVPFIERGGVDGFLREFGADRGAEILDELGRELGA, from the coding sequence ATGGTGACGGCAGTGGTCGGCGGCCCGTCGGACGGGGACGACGAGCAGGTCAGGCGGCTGGCCGCGAGCTCGTCCAACTTCGGCCACCTGATCGGGCACGAGCCTTTGCTGGTGACGCTGGGCTGCGCCGCGGAGACCTACGTCCACACCGATCCGCACGCGGCCATGGTGAAGGCCCGGCTGTTCGGCGAGATCATGGCCAAGCACCTGGTCACCCTGGTCAACGTCACCGTTCCGGGCAACAAGCAGGTCGACCGCATCAACGCCCTGACCCGGGCCGGGGTGCTCGTTCCCCAGGTGCGTGCGTGGTTTGAGGGAATCCGCACGACGGGCAACAAGGCGGTCCACGAGTACTACGCCAATGTGCGCGCGGCGCTCCAGGCGGTGGAGCTGTGCTTCCGTCTCGGTGACTGGCTGCACCGCTCCCTCGACCCGTCCGACACCACGCACCGCGTCTTCCTGGCGCCCGCGCCCCCGTCCGCCTCGCCCGCCCCGGAGACCGTCGCCGACGCCGCGGAGTTGAAGCAGCTTCGCGCCGAGCTCGACGCCTACCGCCGCAAGCTGGAGGAGGCCCGGCTCAGCTACGACGGCAAGCAGAGCCGCCTGGAGCGCGAGCGGGCCGCCCGCGAGCAGGCCGAGGCGGAGCTGGCCCGTGCCGAGGCCGAACGGGCCGCGCTGCACGACCTGATCGCCGAGCTGAGCGAGAAGATCACCGAGCTGACGGCTCCGGCCATGGAGTCCCGTTCGGCCGCCCGCCCGCTGGACGGGGCCTCGCAGCGTGACCAGTTCATCGCGCACGCGCAGAAGGCCGCCCGCCCGCCGATGAGCGAGGCGCAGGTTCGCGCCGAACTGGACCGGATCCTGGAGAAGGCGGGCTGGATCGTCCAGGACGACGCCACCAAGAACCTCTTCGCGGGCAAGGGGGTCGCCGTCCGGGAGGTCTCCACCGCCGTGGGCCGTGCCGACTACCTCCTCTACGTCGAGCAGCGCCTGGTGGGCGTCATAGAAGCCAAGCGGGAGGGCGCCGACCTGGAGGCCGCCATGCAGCAGGCCGCCCGCTATGCCACCGGCCTCACGCGCAGCCAGCAGCTCAGCGCGTGGCGGGCCAGCCTGCCCTTCCGGTACGTCGCCGACGGCAACACGGTCCGCTTCCACAACGCGCTCGACCCGTCCCCGCGCACGCGTGAGGTCTTCGCCGTGCACCAGCCGGAGACCATCGCCCGCTGGATCGAGGAGGCCGAGGCCGATCCCGCCGCGCCGACCCTGCGGGCCCGGATGCGCCACCTGCCGCAGACCTTCCTCGACCCCGAACCGCTGCGCCCGGCCCAGGTCACGGCGATCACCGGGCTGGAGCGTTCCCTGGCCAAGGACGACCCGCGTGCCCTGATCCAGATGGCGACCGGCGCCGGCAAGACGTACACGGTGGTCAACGCGAGCTACCGGCTGCTCAAGCACGCGGGCGCCAAGCGCATCCTGTTCCTCGTCGACCGCAACAACCTCGGCAGCCAGGCCGCCACCGAGTTCGAGAACTTCGACACCCCGGACGACGGCCGCAAGTTCACCGAGCTGTACGTCGTGCAGCGCCTGGCCGGTGACGCGGTCCTGGGTTCCGCGCACGTGGTGGTGTCCACCGTGCAGCGGCTGTGGCTGGCGCTGACCGGGCGCGAGGTGCCGAGCGCCGACAGCGAGGACGCCGCCCTCGACCGCTACGACCTGGTCGACGAGCCGGTCCAGGTCGGCTACAACCCGGACCTGCCGCCGGAGACCTTCGACCTCATCGTCGTCGACGAGTGCCACCGCTCCATCTACGGCAAGTGGCGCGCGGTCCTGGAGTACTTCGACGCCCACCTGGTTGGCCTGACCGCCACCCCGGTCAAGCAGACCTTCGGCTTCTTCTTCCAAAACCTCGTCAGCGAGTACCCCTACGAGCAGGCCGTCGCCGACGGCGTCAACGTCGACTTCGACGTCTTCCGCATCCGTACGGAGCTGGGGGAGAACGGCGGGACGATCCCGGCGGAGACGGTCGTGCCCATGCGGGAGCGCAAGACCCGCCGGGAGCGCTACCAGGAGCTGGAGGAGGACCTGGAGTGGAAGGCGTCCCAGCTGGGCCGGCAGGTCATCAGCAAGGGACAGCTCAAGCTCGTCATGGAAACCTTCCGCAAGCACCTGTTCACGGACGTCTTCCCGCCCGTCGGGGAGGGCGAGGCGCAGCGGTCGCGCACGCACGTGCCCAAGACGCTGATCTTCGCCGTCGACGACCACCACGCCGACGAGATCGTCCAGACGGTGCGGCAGGTCTTCGGCGAGGGCGACGACTTCTGCACCAAGATCACGCACGCAGCGAAGCGGCCCGCCGAGCTGATCAAGGCGTTCCGCAACAGCCCCGAGCTGCGGATCGCCGTCACGGTGGACATGATCGCCACGGGTACGGACATCCCCCCGCTGGAGTGCGTGTTCTTCCTGCGCGACGTGAAGAGCTGGGCGTACTTCGAGCAGATGAAGGGGCGGGGCTCGCGGACGGTGGACCCGGCCGAGTTCCAGGCGGTGACGCCGGACGCCGAGGTCAAGGAGCGGTTCGTGATCGTCGACGCGGTCGGAGTCACGGACTCGCCCCGCGTGGACGCGCGCCCGCTCAACCGCGTCTCCGAGCGGAAGGTGCCGCTGGAGCGGCTGATGGCGAAGACCGCCGGCCTGGCGATGACGGAGGACGAGGTCGCCACGCTGGCGGGCCGCCTGGCGCGCCTCGACCGCCAGCTCACCCCCGAGGAGCGGGAGGAGATCGAGGAACTCGCCGGGCAGCCGCTGCGGGAGATCGTCGGCGGCCTGGTCCGGTCCGTCGACCCCGACCAGCAGGAGAAGGCCCGGCGCATCGGCGGTGAGAAGCAGGTCCGGCAGGAGATGCTGGAGGCCCTGAAGCCGATCGCCGCCAACCGCGAGCTGCGGGACCGCCTGATGTCCATGCGCCGCGCCCACGACATCGTCATCGACGAGGTGAGCGTGGACGAGGTGAAGGAGGCGCGCGGCATCACGGCGGACGAGCTGGCGATGCGCCGGGTGACCTCCTGGAAGGAGTACCTCAAGGAGCACCAGGACGAGATCGCCGCGCTCAGCCTCGCGTTCGGCGAGCGGCGGGACCCGAAGGAGGTCTACCGACGCCTGAAGGACCTGGCCCGCAAGATCGAGCGTCCTCCCTTCCAGTGGACCCCGGCACGGCTGTACGACGCGTACGTGCAGCTGGGCAAGGCGGCCGAGCACCCGCGGGGGGCGGCGGGCGTGGTCGACCTGATCGGCCTGCTGCGCTTCGAGCTGGGCCTGGACGAGGAGGTACGGCCGTACCGGACGCTGGTGGAGGAGCGGTACGCGGCGTGGCGGGCCCGTCAGGAGCAGGCGGGAGCCGTTTTCACCGAGGACCAGGTGTGGTGGCTGGACCGGATGGTGGACGTCATAGCGACGGACGCGGCGATCGAGCCCGAGCATTTGAAGGACGTACCCTTCATTGAGCGCGGGGGCGTGGACGGGTTCCTGAGGGAGTTCGGGGCCGATCGGGGGGCTGAGATTTTGGATGAGCTGGGACGGGAGTTGGGTGCGTGA
- a CDS encoding restriction endonuclease subunit S: MRVNLDEIAEVQGGIQKQQKRHPVKNKFPFLRVANVASGALDLREVHEIELFEGELERFVLRPGDLLVVEGNGSVSQLGRAARWNGEIENCVHQNHLIRVRPGPAILAKYLELLWNSPAVSEQLRKVAASTSGLHTLSTAKLKRVSISLPPLEEQGRIVAALEEQLSRLDAAEKSLGDAGRRIALTVRSLLNQYFGSSGVRSRGWRYERLEDVADIRGGQTPRKNSVEFHTEWEPGLVPFWKVGDMNGADGRLMARSRTYLSAEQVMSAKVRTYPAGTVLLPKRGGAIATNKKRITSTAGAFDLNVMGVVPNKGLVSEFLWCWFQTIDLNELSDGSNVPQINKPDLSHLLIPVPSEAEQKSVVRHLDDLLARFGRMQSRISDVRPNWLRTSLLQQALAGRLALQHPADEPAEALLARIRAQREAAETTRSRRPSARRAPAQRGSALQAPPPPRPGAPALATATQPTLDLEMPS, translated from the coding sequence GTGCGAGTGAACCTCGATGAGATCGCTGAGGTTCAAGGGGGTATCCAGAAGCAGCAGAAGCGGCACCCGGTAAAAAACAAGTTTCCGTTTCTTCGGGTTGCTAATGTCGCCAGTGGGGCGCTCGATCTTCGCGAAGTACATGAGATCGAGCTGTTCGAGGGTGAGCTGGAGAGGTTTGTTCTCCGTCCCGGCGACTTGCTTGTCGTGGAAGGCAATGGAAGTGTTTCCCAGCTCGGCAGGGCAGCTCGGTGGAACGGTGAGATCGAGAACTGCGTACACCAGAACCACCTTATTCGGGTACGGCCGGGCCCCGCGATCTTGGCCAAGTACTTGGAGCTTTTGTGGAACTCTCCGGCGGTCTCCGAACAGCTTCGTAAGGTGGCGGCGTCGACTAGTGGGTTGCACACGCTGAGCACGGCGAAGCTGAAGAGGGTTAGTATTTCGCTCCCTCCGCTGGAGGAGCAGGGGCGCATCGTCGCCGCGCTCGAAGAGCAGTTGTCGCGACTCGACGCGGCGGAGAAGTCCCTCGGCGACGCTGGCCGCCGGATCGCGCTCACGGTCCGGTCCTTGCTGAACCAATACTTCGGATCGTCTGGAGTGCGCTCACGGGGATGGCGTTACGAGCGTCTGGAGGACGTCGCGGACATCCGCGGCGGACAGACGCCGCGCAAGAATTCCGTCGAGTTCCACACCGAATGGGAGCCCGGCCTGGTTCCGTTCTGGAAGGTGGGCGACATGAACGGCGCGGACGGGCGACTCATGGCTCGGTCCCGCACCTACCTGTCGGCCGAACAGGTCATGAGCGCCAAGGTCAGGACCTATCCCGCCGGCACGGTCCTGCTTCCCAAGCGGGGCGGTGCGATCGCCACGAACAAAAAGCGCATAACATCCACCGCCGGCGCCTTTGATTTGAACGTCATGGGAGTCGTTCCAAACAAGGGCCTCGTCTCGGAATTTCTCTGGTGCTGGTTTCAGACCATCGATTTGAACGAGTTGTCGGACGGGTCGAACGTGCCCCAGATCAACAAGCCCGACCTCAGCCATCTCCTCATCCCGGTGCCGAGCGAGGCTGAGCAGAAGTCCGTCGTGCGACATCTGGACGACCTGCTTGCGCGTTTCGGCCGCATGCAAAGCAGGATTTCGGACGTGCGACCGAACTGGTTGCGGACCTCGCTTCTCCAGCAGGCCCTCGCTGGCCGTTTGGCCCTCCAGCACCCCGCCGATGAGCCGGCCGAAGCCCTGCTCGCCCGTATCCGCGCGCAGCGGGAGGCAGCCGAAACGACCCGGTCCCGTCGCCCGAGCGCCCGCCGAGCCCCGGCTCAGCGAGGCAGCGCCCTGCAGGCACCTCCGCCGCCCCGGCCCGGCGCTCCCGCCCTCGCCACCGCTACTCAGCCCACCCTTGACCTGGAGATGCCCTCGTGA